TCCATGTGGTAAATTTCTAAATAAGAATTGATAAATAGAATTCTCAGAGCGAATGATTGACCAACTAAAATAATGAAGAGATAGAAGAAGTGATATGTTTCACGGAAATTTTACAGGAAATCGCTATTGGCTTATCTGCAAATTCTATCGCAAATGCCAAAGAAAAAGAGGAACTTGAATTAGCGAGTTCCTCTTGAGAGATATTTAAAGGTCTTTTAAGCTGAAAATGAGCTTCCACAGCCACATGTACTAGTGGCGTTTGGGTTGTTAAATATAAAGCCTCGGGCATTTAAACCATCCTGCCAGTCAACCTGCATGCCAACAAGGTAAAGGTTATGTGCCTTGTTTAAAAATATCTGAATACCTTCAACAAAGAAGATTTCATCCCCTTCTTTTTTCTTGTCAAAACCAAGAACATAGTTCATGCCTGAACAACCTCCGCCTTCAACGCCTACGCGTAACCCAAATTCTTCGGTAAGTTCTTTTTGCTCTATCAGTTTCTTTAATTCCTTAACTGCACCAGGGGTAAACGTTACCGGTACAAAGGTGTTTGTATTTGACTGAACTGTAGCTTCCATATTAAATACACTAAATTTTTTTACAAATATACATCCTAATTGTCATTTTTGTTTTTCGAATTAAATCATATCATGCTTTTAGAAATTTCAACTCAACAACTTTTTAACATTGGTATTCCTGTAGTGGGATTACTGATTCTTTTTGTTTTCTCGATTAAGGAGTACTTCAGTAAAAAAAATAAAGGATTAGGGGATCACTTGTTTGAGCTGAAAAAAAATGCTCAAAATCAAACATTGCCATTGCGTTTAGCAGCATATGAACGTTTAACTTTATTAATCGAAAGAATTACTCCTGCCAGTTTATTTATCCGTGTTTCGCCACAAGGACTAACAGCAACTGACATGCAGGCTGTATGTTTAAATGAAATTAGGAATGAATTTGAGCATAACTTGTCACAACAGGTTTATGTTAGTGAAGCTGCATGGCAGGCAGTAAAAAAGACAAAAGATGAAACTATTTTGCTTATTAACACTATTGCCTCTTCTATGCCAGCCAATACTACCGCTTTTGAATTAAGCAGGGCAGTGTTGGAGCATGTTAGTAAAATGCCTTCAGATCCTTATGCACAAACTAATTCCTTGTTAAGAGCAGAAGTGAGCAAATTATATTAATAGGAATAAATCGGCTGTATTTGAACAATAGAAAACTAATCGGGGAGTTTAGTTGATGTTTTGTTTTTCTTTGCACCGTTCACTGATGAAATAAAGCCAATCAAGAAATTATGAAAAAATTTATGACCACTTCTGGTATAGAAATTAAACAGCTTTATACCGAAGCCAAAACCATAACTGAAAAGCCAGGAGAGTTTCCGTTTACAAGAGGAATTCAGCCTGATATGTATCGTGGTAAGCTGTGGACAATGCGGCAATATGCAGGGTTTTCTACTGCTGAAGAATCCAATAAGCGCTATCATTATTTGCTGCAGAACGGAACAATGGGGCTTTCGGTGGCTTTTGATTTGCCAACTCAAATAGGATATGACTCTGATCATGAATTGGCAGAAGGAGAAGTTGGCAAGGTAGGTGTGGCAATTGATTCATTGAAGGATATTGAGATTCTTTTTGATGGCATTGAATTGCAAAAAATAACAACTTCAATGACCATTAATGCTACAGCATCTATATTATTGGCCATGTATATTGCTTTGGCAAAAAAACAAGGTGCTGACTTAAGGCAAATTTCAGGAACTATCCAAAATGATATATTAAAGGAATATGCAGCCAGGGGGACTTACATTTATCCTCCTAAACCTTCAATGCGCATCATTACAGACATTTTTGAATACTGTAGCAAGGAGCTTCCTAAATGGAACACCATTTCGATTTCAGGTTACCATATTCGTGAAGCCGGCTCAACTGCAGTTCAGGAACTGGCATTTACATTGGCTAATGGTAAAGCTTATTTAAAGGCGGCCCTTGCTGCCGGATTGGATATCAATGTGTTTGCTAAGCGATTATCTTTCTTCTTTAATTGTCATAACAATTTCTTTGAAGAAGTGGCCAAATTTAGGGCAGCTCGTAGAATGTGGGCTACTATTACCAAGGAATTAGGGGCAACAGACCCAAGAGCACAGCAATTGCGTTTTCATACTCAAACGGGAGGGTCTACATTAACAGCTCAACAACCCCAAAATAACATTATTCGTGTTGCGGTTCAGGCAATGGCCGCTGTTATGGGAGGAACTCAGTCATTGCATACCAATGGCTTTGATGAGGCATTGTCGTTGCCGACTGAGGAAGCTGCTCGAATTGCATTACGTACTCAACAACTAATTGCTTTTGAAAGTGGGGTGCCGGAAACGGTGGATCCACTGGCAGGCTCATATTTTGTTGAAACCCTTACCGATGAAATTGAGGCGGCTGCTTGGGCTTATATAGAAAAAATTGATGTCATGGGCGGAGCTGTTACTGCAATTGAGGAAGGATATATTCAACAACAAATAGCTGATGCTGCTTATCAGTATCAGAAGGATGTTGAGAACGGTGCACGAGTTATTGTTGGGGTGAACAAATTTCAGGTTGAAGAACCTCCTATGGGAGAGGTGTTCAGGGTTGATGACTCTATTCGAAACCTGCAAATTGAAAAATTGAAGAAGCTAAAAGCTGAACGGGACAATGACGCAGTGAGAAAATCGCTTGAGGCATTGAAAGGTGCTGCCAAAGACGGATCGAACTTAATGCCACACATTTTACAATCGGTTGAAAACTATGCCACTCTGGGCGAAATTGCAGATGTGCTAAGAGGTGTTTTTGGAGAGTTTTAAGCTAATATTTTGTTAACTTTAAGGTATATAATTTAACTTTACATTAAATCCAAAAAGTAATTAACAAATAAAAAATATCAACATACCTTAGCGTAAATTAAGGGCGAAATAGAGCAAAAAATCGCGTTTAAATAGGATTAAATGCGGTTTTTTGTTATTTTCAAAAAAACTTTTTTATCCACATTTTTTGTTCTATACTTGAAAAACGAACCGGGAAACCAGCTCTTGAGTTTGACAGCAAAATAACATAAAATATTTATAACCAAATAGATACGAAAAATCAGGCACACTACAAGAAATAGCTAAGTGGTTGATTTTAAAGATATTGATTCAAGGAGGCTACATTCAATACTGAAGGCCGTATGTTTGTAAAGGAATAAGTTCCAGGAAGTTATGTAAATTTAAGAAAGAACCCCTAAAATTTTATAACACTGGAACTTATGCAACCACAAGTTAATCAATTAGATTTTAGCGGTCAAAACATTTATGTTGGTTTTGACGTGCACTTAAAAAGCTGGCAGGTTACCGTTATGACTGAACTGCTCACCCATAAAACCTTTTCGCAGCCACCTAAACCCGAAGTATTACACCAGTATCTCCGGCAGAATTTCCCCGGCGGCACCTATCATTCCGCCTACGAAGCAGGCTTCTGCGGCTACTGGATCCATAACCGCTTGGAGGCTCTGGGCATTCACTCCATCGTGGTCAATCCTGCCGATATTCCCACCACCGATAAAGAAAAAGTGCAAAAAGAGGATTCCAGGGATAGCCGTAAAATCGCACACTCATTAAGAAGTGGCGCCTTAATCCCGATTTATGTTCCTTCCAGTAAAACCCTAGAGGACCGTTGTTTAGTTCGCACCCGGTCCATACTGACCAAGGACCTTGCCCGGTATAAAAACCGGGTAAAATCGTTCCTGTACTTTCATGGCATTGAACTACCTGCGCCCTTCACCAAAAAACAGTCCCACTGGTCGAAACCTTTTGTTGATTGGCTGGAAAGCATCGCTATGGCTGAGCAGAGTAGTAAAACGGCCCTGCAGGCCATGATTTTAGAAGCGAAACATTTGAGAGCCTCTGTATTGCAACTCACCCGGCATTTACTAGAGCTATCAAAAACAGGTACTTACCAGGAAGCCATCGCTTTACTGCGAAGTATCCCTGGCATCGGATTATTAACGGCCATGACCTTATTAACCGAGCTGGAGACGATTAACCGGTTTAAAAACACGGATCAACTCTGCAGTTTTATAGGACTCATCCCCTCGACGCATTCAAGTGGGGAAAAAGAACTAGCCGGTACTATCACCCGACGGGGGCATAGCGTGCTGCGCAGCGCCCTGATTGAAAGTGCATGGGTAGCCGCACGCCTGGATCCGGCACTGACTAAAAGTTTTCATGAGTATTGCCGGCGAATGGAACCGAATAAGGCCATCGTAAGAATAGCCCGGAAATTACTCAACAGAATCAGGTATGTATTAATAAACAAACAAGAATATGAGTGTGCAGTGGTTAAATAAAACTAAAACGCCATATAAAAACATCCTTTTAATCTGAGACTGATAACACGCTTCCTGCAGTGCTGGTCATTCTGTATCTGCTATCTGAAGGCTACAGCTCACTATCTATAAAAAATTAAACACGGCATTGCAGCCCGATTTACCGGTTCTGCTAATAGAAGGATGTTTTTATAGGCTTTTAGTTCATTGAAAAGACAGGTGTGTCTGAAGATTCAGGGCAAGAGAGTTTTCTTTAGCCATTTAGGACAATGAATACAGCAAAAAAGCCCCTGTCATTGTGGGGCTTCAAAGCTATATTCACCGTCATAAATCCTATTGCTGGTGAGTTGCTCTCCAGCAGCGCCCACTTCCTCTTCGGATTTATATCACAAAGGTAATCATTAAAAAAACTTCCAGATCTCTTGCTTTACAACATAGAAGGGAGCGATTTTAGGCCAAGTTTCTGCTGAAAGTCAGTTTCTTCCTCAGAGGCTGCAGATCGTAGGAAATAGTTTTTGTCCTGTTGCTCCACTAAACTCACCTGCATTTTATCGAGAAGTTTCCGCAGTTTTCCTTCGGTCGTCTTGAACCCGGCTTTTTCCAGTTTTAGCAAGGTGAAGTTCAGTAAGGTATAGGACAGGTAACAAAGGCAGATATGACCTTCTATCCGCTTATCTGTCCAATGAAACATTGGACGGGTTTCCAGATGGGATTTAAATGTGCGGAAGGTATGTTCAATTTTGTAAAGGTGTTT
Above is a window of Solitalea lacus DNA encoding:
- a CDS encoding HesB/IscA family protein, which gives rise to MEATVQSNTNTFVPVTFTPGAVKELKKLIEQKELTEEFGLRVGVEGGGCSGMNYVLGFDKKKEGDEIFFVEGIQIFLNKAHNLYLVGMQVDWQDGLNARGFIFNNPNATSTCGCGSSFSA
- a CDS encoding acyl-CoA mutase large subunit family protein, whose product is MKKFMTTSGIEIKQLYTEAKTITEKPGEFPFTRGIQPDMYRGKLWTMRQYAGFSTAEESNKRYHYLLQNGTMGLSVAFDLPTQIGYDSDHELAEGEVGKVGVAIDSLKDIEILFDGIELQKITTSMTINATASILLAMYIALAKKQGADLRQISGTIQNDILKEYAARGTYIYPPKPSMRIITDIFEYCSKELPKWNTISISGYHIREAGSTAVQELAFTLANGKAYLKAALAAGLDINVFAKRLSFFFNCHNNFFEEVAKFRAARRMWATITKELGATDPRAQQLRFHTQTGGSTLTAQQPQNNIIRVAVQAMAAVMGGTQSLHTNGFDEALSLPTEEAARIALRTQQLIAFESGVPETVDPLAGSYFVETLTDEIEAAAWAYIEKIDVMGGAVTAIEEGYIQQQIADAAYQYQKDVENGARVIVGVNKFQVEEPPMGEVFRVDDSIRNLQIEKLKKLKAERDNDAVRKSLEALKGAAKDGSNLMPHILQSVENYATLGEIADVLRGVFGEF
- a CDS encoding IS110 family transposase, producing the protein MQPQVNQLDFSGQNIYVGFDVHLKSWQVTVMTELLTHKTFSQPPKPEVLHQYLRQNFPGGTYHSAYEAGFCGYWIHNRLEALGIHSIVVNPADIPTTDKEKVQKEDSRDSRKIAHSLRSGALIPIYVPSSKTLEDRCLVRTRSILTKDLARYKNRVKSFLYFHGIELPAPFTKKQSHWSKPFVDWLESIAMAEQSSKTALQAMILEAKHLRASVLQLTRHLLELSKTGTYQEAIALLRSIPGIGLLTAMTLLTELETINRFKNTDQLCSFIGLIPSTHSSGEKELAGTITRRGHSVLRSALIESAWVAARLDPALTKSFHEYCRRMEPNKAIVRIARKLLNRIRYVLINKQEYECAVVK